A genomic window from Algoriphagus sp. Y33 includes:
- a CDS encoding HEAT repeat domain-containing protein, whose translation MFGKNAVAFVFLLFLMTKAVVVLGQEEEVFTDSVSFIGFLGSQGEIPGLEFRLVDNSGKEFLDTSSTRSSEIWATHDFETALLLKDSLWILNHVYKIQFLVYGEPNSFTAAQEHVANLLRNGDIEVKTASNLNGKDYISLASKERYSPLFTGRFAYLDNFKAFTILLILSFFLLFAFGMALFMLIYKAQKNRKEKLLLLYDEQVIEPLSEILFEKSLEELELLSDEELYKSFPAKQLQKPLYVQVLVKRILTLNKKVKGDFKLKLKALYRRLKLDKISIMKLQSSQWDTVGMGLVEINEMDLKEALREVKQLVNSPNFQIRSQAVATVLNLSESIDLSFLRDQTYPLSRWQQVNYLRIIKYLNTSRDLHINVLFTSNNQSVRLFGYKLVRILGLTDLLEELEGGFESAPYLEKIEIIKTFEYLGIPSEIQLVNGCLKSENTALVSTAAKAAGAIGDDSSAEIILELLKDGPDFRLKLILLRSLLSLSRELYNQFIDENPTSDLLRINKHLLDPLLKDV comes from the coding sequence ATGTTTGGCAAAAACGCAGTTGCATTCGTGTTCTTGCTGTTTTTGATGACCAAAGCAGTGGTGGTTTTGGGTCAAGAAGAGGAAGTTTTCACTGACTCTGTTTCTTTTATCGGTTTTTTGGGCAGTCAGGGAGAAATTCCAGGATTGGAATTTCGCTTAGTTGATAATTCCGGAAAGGAATTTTTGGATACATCATCAACTCGCTCATCGGAAATATGGGCTACACATGATTTTGAAACAGCTCTTCTTCTAAAGGATAGTCTTTGGATTTTGAATCATGTCTATAAGATACAATTTCTTGTTTATGGAGAACCAAATTCCTTTACCGCAGCTCAGGAACATGTGGCAAATCTTCTGAGAAATGGAGATATAGAAGTCAAAACTGCCAGTAATTTAAACGGTAAAGATTACATTTCTCTAGCAAGCAAAGAAAGGTACTCACCTCTGTTTACTGGAAGATTCGCCTATTTGGACAATTTTAAAGCTTTTACGATACTCCTGATTCTTTCATTTTTCTTGCTTTTTGCTTTTGGGATGGCCTTATTTATGTTGATTTACAAAGCTCAGAAAAACCGAAAGGAAAAATTACTGTTATTATATGATGAGCAGGTTATTGAGCCTCTTTCTGAGATTTTATTTGAAAAAAGTTTAGAGGAGCTGGAGTTACTGAGTGATGAAGAACTCTATAAGAGCTTTCCGGCCAAACAGCTGCAGAAACCTCTATATGTGCAAGTACTCGTGAAGCGAATATTGACCCTGAACAAGAAGGTTAAAGGCGATTTTAAACTTAAACTAAAAGCACTCTATAGAAGACTTAAGCTTGACAAGATTTCTATTATGAAGCTTCAAAGCTCACAATGGGACACAGTCGGGATGGGGTTGGTAGAAATAAACGAAATGGATTTGAAAGAAGCATTAAGGGAAGTAAAACAGCTCGTTAATTCTCCCAATTTTCAAATTCGTTCCCAAGCTGTAGCTACCGTATTGAATCTTTCTGAAAGTATAGACCTTTCATTTCTTCGTGACCAGACTTATCCACTTTCCCGCTGGCAGCAAGTGAATTATTTGAGGATAATAAAATATCTTAATACTTCCAGAGATCTTCATATTAATGTCTTATTTACTTCCAATAATCAAAGTGTAAGATTGTTTGGATATAAGCTGGTACGAATCCTAGGGCTGACAGATTTATTGGAGGAATTAGAAGGAGGTTTTGAATCTGCTCCTTACTTAGAGAAAATTGAGATTATCAAGACATTCGAATATTTGGGGATACCTTCAGAAATACAACTTGTAAATGGCTGCTTAAAATCTGAAAATACTGCACTGGTTTCGACGGCAGCAAAGGCTGCGGGAGCTATTGGTGATGACAGTTCAGCCGAAATAATTTTGGAATTATTGAAAGATGGTCCTGATTTCAGACTGAAACTCATTTTGCTTAGAAGTCTTTTAAGCTTAAGCAGAGAACTTTATAATCAATTTATTGATGAAAATCCAACTTCTGATTTGCTCAGAATCAACAAGCACTTATTAGATCCTTTGCTAAAAGATGTATAG
- a CDS encoding response regulator transcription factor has protein sequence MKKILIIEDDLLISSLVQFRLKKDGYDTVMVKDGNAGITAIDTETLDLIITDVMIPFKNGIEIIHHARKTKPEVPIIVLSSLGEEEKIVLEAFNLGVADFIPKPFNPNELAIRVKRVLKS, from the coding sequence ATGAAAAAAATCCTGATCATCGAGGATGATTTGCTTATTTCTAGCCTAGTTCAATTCCGCCTCAAAAAAGACGGATATGATACGGTAATGGTAAAAGATGGTAATGCAGGAATTACCGCCATCGATACAGAAACGTTGGATTTGATTATCACTGATGTCATGATTCCTTTCAAAAACGGAATTGAAATCATCCATCATGCCAGAAAGACAAAACCTGAAGTCCCTATTATAGTCCTGAGCTCTTTAGGGGAAGAGGAGAAAATCGTTTTGGAAGCGTTCAATTTGGGCGTTGCTGATTTTATCCCAAAGCCATTTAATCCGAATGAATTGGCTATTCGTGTGAAGCGTGTCCTAAAGTCTTGA
- a CDS encoding amidohydrolase family protein, whose translation MKKQLLYAGVFCMLVTGFLSSTMAHAQSDPSGKKRITDTYAITNATVFTAAGEKGTKATVLIKNGLIQGVGSNIALPKEAKTIAGDSLYVYPAFVAGASDVGITKPNDPERTEDFVSSNPSDEIAGITPWRSAVDQFSIKDGKIDDLRKAGFAIVQIVPDGGMLAGKTAVMLLGNGHSTNLLLENTALAANFRGSRGMYPGTAVGVMAKFREIYDNAKLTSLREQKYTTVSGLKRPEITPTYSAMEEVIRGQIPVMFSASSELEIRRAISLQKEKGFKLILTDLEEYEGVLDVLKTSGVGVLVKLQIPDDKAIKAQKEDATDEVKLLNAKVKEAYDKALAQASKLEETGIPFAFTTVGVKSGDIIKALRTMIANGLSEKAALAALTSNAADILGIGKVSGSIEKGKMANLILSTDSLFAEDTQIKHMVVDGFIYDYETKAKKKASKEGNGEGSAKIEGNWDYTSESPAGSSDGVLIIKKEGADYTGTITYDDPSGSGKATAAIQNVTLDGSTLSFSFKVSANGMEITVDVSGEVSEDSYEATMTVGEFGTFPFNGTLNPTLTAKK comes from the coding sequence ATGAAAAAACAACTACTGTATGCAGGAGTTTTTTGCATGTTGGTCACAGGTTTTCTTTCCTCTACCATGGCTCATGCTCAGAGTGACCCATCCGGCAAGAAAAGAATCACTGATACCTATGCAATTACAAATGCCACCGTTTTTACTGCAGCGGGCGAGAAAGGGACAAAAGCAACTGTCCTTATAAAAAATGGCTTAATACAAGGAGTAGGAAGCAATATTGCACTTCCCAAAGAAGCAAAAACGATCGCCGGCGACTCTTTGTACGTCTATCCCGCCTTTGTGGCCGGAGCGAGTGATGTCGGAATTACGAAGCCAAATGATCCGGAGCGCACTGAAGATTTTGTTTCTTCAAACCCATCGGATGAAATCGCCGGTATCACTCCCTGGAGATCGGCAGTTGATCAATTTTCTATCAAGGACGGTAAAATCGATGACCTGAGAAAAGCAGGTTTTGCCATAGTGCAGATTGTGCCCGATGGCGGTATGCTCGCAGGGAAGACAGCAGTTATGCTGTTAGGCAATGGGCATTCTACTAATTTATTACTGGAAAACACAGCCTTGGCAGCAAATTTTAGGGGATCAAGAGGTATGTACCCGGGGACTGCTGTAGGCGTAATGGCCAAATTCCGTGAGATATATGACAATGCTAAGCTTACTTCCCTGAGAGAACAGAAATACACAACCGTATCAGGACTAAAGCGCCCTGAGATCACTCCTACCTACAGTGCCATGGAAGAGGTAATTAGGGGTCAAATCCCTGTAATGTTTTCTGCATCTTCCGAATTGGAAATACGAAGAGCTATCAGTCTTCAAAAGGAAAAAGGATTCAAATTAATACTGACCGATCTAGAAGAATACGAAGGAGTCTTGGATGTATTGAAAACATCAGGTGTTGGTGTGCTGGTAAAATTGCAAATTCCGGATGATAAGGCTATCAAAGCTCAGAAAGAGGATGCTACAGACGAGGTGAAGTTGCTAAATGCAAAAGTGAAGGAAGCATATGACAAGGCGCTTGCACAGGCAAGTAAATTGGAAGAAACCGGAATTCCTTTCGCATTCACTACTGTTGGAGTAAAATCAGGAGATATTATTAAAGCCTTACGGACAATGATTGCGAACGGCCTTTCCGAAAAAGCAGCTCTTGCAGCTTTGACTAGCAATGCGGCTGACATTTTAGGAATCGGCAAAGTTTCGGGATCAATCGAAAAAGGCAAAATGGCAAATTTGATTTTGAGTACAGATTCCCTTTTCGCAGAAGATACTCAAATCAAGCACATGGTGGTGGATGGCTTTATCTACGACTATGAAACCAAGGCTAAAAAGAAAGCCTCAAAAGAGGGCAACGGTGAGGGATCAGCGAAAATCGAAGGAAACTGGGATTATACATCAGAAAGTCCTGCGGGATCTTCAGATGGAGTACTTATTATTAAGAAAGAAGGGGCTGATTACACCGGCACGATTACTTATGATGATCCATCAGGTTCAGGAAAAGCTACTGCTGCTATTCAGAATGTGACGTTAGACGGAAGTACTTTATCCTTTTCATTTAAAGTTTCGGCAAATGGCATGGAGATCACTGTAGATGTATCGGGAGAAGTAAGCGAAGACAGCTATGAAGCCACCATGACGGTTGGGGAATTTGGGACATTCCCATTCAATGGCACACTCAATCCAACCCTAACAGCAAAGAAATAA
- a CDS encoding amidohydrolase family protein: MKKTNYFLAVLLGLSIQFASAQVKKGSILIKNATVLTITEGTLENSDVFVQDGIIKKVGQNLSAPNGVTTIDATGKYLMPGIIDAHSHLGLDVVNEATSPIVAEVRMKDVVNPYEVGIYRALAGGVTISHAMHGSANVIGGQNATLKHRWGSTDPADIIMQDAPRTIKFALGENPTRVHGRGNGIQPRTRMGVEAILRNGFNEAIQYKKSWDEYNSASSQKNSTVLPPVHNERLQILSDILEGKIIIHCHSYRADEIYMLITVARDFGITKLVFQHTNEGFKVAPEITEYTMGASVFADWWAYKFEVYYSTAYNAAILTENGAITSINSDDAELIRHLYHEAAKTQRYGGMTDEQALAMITINPAKQLGISDKVGSIEVGKQADLVIFEGHPLSSYTVPQMTFVDGVKYFDIKEDADDQRLKVSPTEMVEPVRIADDHNDRCMQDTEHLFETTNSLFLLNQ, from the coding sequence ATGAAAAAAACAAATTATTTTCTTGCCGTTCTGTTGGGTCTGAGTATTCAGTTTGCCTCGGCCCAAGTGAAAAAAGGCAGCATATTGATAAAAAATGCAACCGTTCTTACGATTACAGAAGGAACTCTTGAAAATTCTGATGTATTCGTTCAGGATGGAATCATCAAAAAAGTCGGACAAAATCTTAGTGCTCCGAATGGAGTGACGACTATAGATGCTACGGGAAAGTACCTCATGCCCGGAATTATAGATGCACATTCTCACCTTGGACTGGATGTGGTAAATGAAGCTACCTCCCCTATTGTAGCTGAAGTGAGGATGAAGGATGTCGTGAATCCTTACGAAGTTGGAATTTATCGTGCTTTGGCGGGTGGAGTCACTATTTCTCACGCTATGCATGGATCAGCAAATGTGATCGGTGGACAAAATGCTACGCTAAAGCACAGATGGGGATCTACAGATCCGGCAGATATTATTATGCAGGATGCTCCCCGTACGATCAAATTTGCTTTGGGAGAAAATCCAACCAGAGTACACGGAAGAGGAAATGGTATTCAGCCGCGTACCAGAATGGGCGTAGAAGCGATTCTCAGAAACGGATTCAATGAAGCAATTCAATACAAAAAATCGTGGGATGAATATAACTCGGCTTCTTCCCAAAAGAACAGCACCGTACTACCCCCTGTCCATAATGAAAGACTACAGATTTTGTCAGACATTCTAGAGGGAAAAATAATCATCCATTGCCACTCCTACCGTGCCGATGAGATCTATATGCTCATCACTGTGGCAAGGGACTTTGGGATCACCAAATTGGTATTCCAGCATACCAACGAAGGATTCAAAGTGGCTCCGGAAATTACAGAGTATACGATGGGTGCATCGGTTTTTGCAGACTGGTGGGCTTACAAATTTGAAGTGTACTACTCCACAGCTTACAATGCTGCTATCTTAACAGAAAACGGAGCTATCACCTCTATCAATTCTGATGACGCTGAACTCATCCGTCATCTATACCATGAAGCGGCCAAAACCCAGCGCTATGGTGGAATGACAGATGAGCAGGCACTTGCTATGATTACTATAAACCCGGCAAAGCAACTTGGGATTTCTGATAAAGTAGGTTCAATAGAAGTAGGCAAGCAGGCTGATTTGGTGATCTTTGAAGGACATCCTCTTTCATCTTATACTGTTCCTCAAATGACTTTTGTAGATGGCGTGAAATATTTCGATATCAAGGAAGATGCTGATGACCAGCGATTAAAAGTGAGCCCCACTGAAATGGTAGAACCGGTTAGGATAGCTGACGACCATAATGACCGGTGTATGCAGGATACTGAACATCTGTTCGAGACCACCAATTCTCTTTTCCTTTTAAATCAATAA
- a CDS encoding amidohydrolase family protein, with product MKRLTITFFAFLLALLPMMAIGQQLDGEVVKPRAGKFLLQNATVVTITNGTLNNTSVLVEDGKIKEIGAEISADGAEVIDCSGKFIYPGMIDGGTKLGLVEINSVQETVDYMELGNFTPNMQALTAVNPNSVAIPVTRVSGVTTVLSVPGGGLFPGTAALINLNGYTPDQMYAGFEGIVMNFPSSGRRGRYDRRSDEDIKKAKEKALNEADELWENAKSYASLASNGAELEYYPEMEQFAKATTGELPLLIEVNTASDIQAAIKWVEGKDAKVIFMGVSEGWRVADEIAKAGIPVVTGPIQSLPTRESDRYDAPYANAGKMAKAGVKVAIRTNGQENVRNLPFFAAFAAAYGMGKEEAWKAVTINPAEIFGLADQYGSVETGKVANLIVADGDPFETKTNIQHVFIDGYRMPLSNRQIRLYQEFLDRSPGLKMN from the coding sequence ATGAAAAGATTAACTATAACCTTTTTCGCCTTTCTCCTTGCCTTATTGCCTATGATGGCGATAGGGCAACAACTTGACGGTGAAGTTGTCAAGCCTAGAGCAGGGAAGTTCTTGCTGCAAAATGCCACAGTAGTAACCATCACCAATGGTACCCTGAACAACACCTCAGTCTTGGTTGAAGATGGTAAAATCAAAGAAATTGGAGCTGAGATTTCGGCTGATGGAGCTGAAGTCATTGACTGTAGCGGGAAATTCATCTACCCCGGAATGATCGATGGAGGAACCAAACTTGGGTTAGTGGAAATCAACTCTGTTCAGGAAACCGTGGATTATATGGAACTGGGAAATTTTACTCCTAACATGCAGGCATTGACTGCCGTGAATCCTAATTCTGTCGCCATTCCAGTGACAAGAGTTTCCGGGGTAACAACGGTGCTTTCTGTTCCGGGTGGTGGATTATTTCCGGGAACAGCCGCACTAATCAATCTCAATGGATACACTCCCGATCAGATGTATGCAGGTTTTGAAGGAATTGTGATGAATTTCCCAAGCTCCGGAAGAAGAGGAAGATACGACAGGAGATCTGATGAGGATATCAAAAAAGCTAAAGAAAAAGCACTGAATGAAGCCGATGAACTTTGGGAGAATGCAAAGAGCTATGCATCTCTAGCTTCAAATGGTGCAGAATTGGAATATTATCCGGAAATGGAGCAGTTCGCCAAAGCGACGACAGGCGAACTTCCACTTTTGATTGAAGTAAATACAGCTTCTGACATTCAAGCAGCGATCAAATGGGTAGAGGGAAAAGATGCTAAAGTGATTTTTATGGGAGTGTCAGAAGGCTGGAGAGTTGCCGATGAAATCGCAAAAGCAGGAATACCTGTAGTGACAGGACCAATCCAATCACTTCCGACCAGGGAATCCGATCGCTACGATGCCCCATATGCGAATGCGGGAAAAATGGCTAAAGCAGGTGTCAAGGTTGCCATCAGAACCAACGGTCAAGAAAATGTGAGAAACCTTCCTTTCTTCGCAGCCTTTGCTGCTGCATATGGTATGGGAAAGGAAGAAGCTTGGAAAGCCGTGACAATCAATCCTGCCGAGATCTTCGGTTTGGCCGATCAGTACGGGTCTGTAGAGACAGGAAAAGTGGCAAATCTAATCGTCGCAGATGGAGATCCATTCGAAACCAAAACCAATATCCAGCACGTGTTTATAGACGGCTATAGAATGCCGTTGTCTAACCGTCAGATCAGACTATACCAAGAGTTTCTTGATCGTTCTCCTGGACTGAAGATGAATTAA
- a CDS encoding C40 family peptidase, with protein MKRIYIPILVSLITAFFSCVSQENSDEVSTLIEAKRAEVAPDKRVAIWDLKFENDSLKGETDLIDALEELLAELKSQEISFTDAVHRLPDSSLGEKTKALVTISVANIRSNPKHSAELATQALMGTPLNVLKEDDGWFLVQTPDGYLSWVDRAGIQLMSEAELERWHKEPKIVFTALSGHLWQNTDQKEMVSDLVAGNILTLQEETKDQLKVSLPDGREGWISSSEARDWESWIASRETSPEALIATAKQMMGIPYLWGGTSIKGVDCSGFTKTVYYLNGQIIPRDASQQIHEGELVDADKNWDKLQVGDLLFFGVKGTPEKKERVVHVGMWIGNREFIHSRGLVRISSFDPENPNYDEYELGRYLRTKRIVNVPSEHVLSVSELLTNK; from the coding sequence ATGAAAAGAATATATATCCCAATTTTAGTATCCCTGATTACTGCCTTTTTTTCTTGCGTAAGCCAGGAGAATAGTGATGAAGTAAGCACATTGATTGAAGCCAAAAGAGCCGAAGTTGCACCTGACAAAAGGGTTGCGATTTGGGACTTAAAATTTGAAAATGATTCTTTGAAAGGGGAAACTGATCTGATTGATGCCTTGGAAGAACTACTAGCCGAGCTCAAGTCTCAGGAAATCAGTTTTACGGATGCGGTGCACCGGTTGCCTGATTCATCACTTGGAGAAAAAACCAAAGCCTTGGTAACTATCTCTGTTGCTAATATCCGAAGCAATCCCAAACACTCTGCTGAGCTTGCCACGCAAGCATTGATGGGAACACCTTTGAATGTCCTTAAAGAAGACGATGGATGGTTTCTGGTACAAACTCCTGATGGTTATCTTTCCTGGGTAGACAGAGCAGGAATACAGCTGATGAGCGAAGCGGAATTGGAGCGATGGCACAAAGAGCCGAAAATAGTTTTCACTGCACTCAGCGGCCACCTTTGGCAAAATACTGATCAGAAGGAAATGGTGTCTGACCTCGTAGCCGGAAATATCCTAACACTCCAAGAAGAAACAAAGGATCAGTTGAAGGTAAGCCTTCCCGACGGACGTGAGGGTTGGATTTCGAGTAGCGAGGCCCGGGACTGGGAAAGCTGGATAGCATCCAGAGAGACATCACCGGAGGCTTTAATAGCTACGGCGAAGCAAATGATGGGTATTCCTTATCTCTGGGGCGGAACTTCCATCAAAGGAGTGGATTGCAGCGGTTTTACCAAAACGGTATATTACCTCAATGGACAAATAATACCCCGGGATGCCTCCCAGCAAATCCATGAGGGTGAACTGGTAGATGCAGATAAAAACTGGGATAAACTGCAAGTGGGAGATTTGCTTTTTTTCGGCGTAAAAGGTACTCCTGAGAAAAAAGAGCGGGTAGTACACGTGGGCATGTGGATTGGGAATAGAGAATTTATCCACTCTAGAGGTTTGGTGAGGATTTCAAGCTTTGACCCTGAAAATCCCAATTACGATGAGTATGAATTAGGAAGATACCTTAGAACCAAAAGAATTGTCAATGTTCCTTCGGAGCATGTTTTATCCGTTTCAGAACTGTTAACCAACAAATAA
- a CDS encoding M28 family peptidase, giving the protein MSITKPFLGIAMVISLGLSANAQQVTGFFPQDKSKQTAIEQDLLKAINFESFKAHLKELTKSPHIAGTPENEEVATYLTSVMSEAGMDVISYPYDVYLPNDPGESLLEIITPDKITLSQQEGPIEGDPFSTDPRLHKGFNAYSGSGDVTSEVVYANYGVKADFEKLAEMGVDLTGKVVIARYGGNFRGYKAQFAEQYGAAALIIYTDPKDSGFERGDVYPDGPFYNETTIQRGSLLTLDYTGDPLTPFEPALPLDGDKKVKRLDPKDVAFHSIPVSPIGYGAAKEILSRMKGSSVPEEWQGGLPFEYRITGGSELKVRVKVEQPIDYIRANNVVGKFVGSEYPDEWIILGSHYDAWSFGATDPNSGTAMMLTLAEALGELIKKGEGPKRSILIGHWDAEEQGVIGSTEWVEQFKDELGAKAVVYMNFDAAVSGRNFGVSAAPTLKNLIIEASKEVAYPDSAKSVYEVWAGKNEEPRIGNLGGGSDHIAFYMYAGVPSLSGGTGGTSAYHSNYDNFHYYSTFVDPTFKMGGTVASVIGVLTLRLANATIIPYDVPKYAQDLRMHFDNAVNSVKELDSTFTSFDKVDAAINKLKSSSDAYQTAMNAALAAGKLSEKEIVALNKGLIALEKSWIDPKGMYFGSWYRSLYVSTDPFSGYASWILPGIKYEVETKSTGRLEEWDARYAKAILDLSKKVEKLTRLVD; this is encoded by the coding sequence ATGTCCATCACCAAACCTTTTTTAGGAATTGCAATGGTAATTAGCTTGGGTCTTTCAGCTAATGCCCAACAAGTCACCGGCTTTTTCCCTCAGGATAAAAGCAAGCAGACAGCCATCGAGCAGGATTTGCTGAAAGCTATCAACTTTGAAAGCTTCAAAGCCCATCTAAAAGAGCTGACCAAATCACCACATATAGCAGGGACACCCGAAAATGAAGAGGTAGCAACTTACTTGACCAGCGTGATGAGCGAAGCAGGAATGGACGTGATCTCCTACCCTTATGATGTGTATTTGCCAAATGATCCCGGAGAGTCACTTCTGGAGATCATCACACCAGACAAGATCACATTATCTCAGCAAGAGGGCCCAATCGAAGGCGATCCATTCTCCACAGATCCCAGGCTTCATAAGGGATTCAATGCTTATTCCGGCTCCGGAGATGTCACGTCTGAGGTGGTTTACGCTAATTATGGCGTAAAGGCCGACTTTGAAAAACTTGCTGAAATGGGAGTTGATCTAACAGGAAAAGTAGTCATAGCCCGCTATGGAGGAAACTTCCGCGGATACAAGGCACAATTTGCTGAGCAATATGGAGCTGCTGCATTGATTATTTATACTGATCCAAAAGATTCCGGATTTGAGAGAGGCGATGTATATCCGGATGGGCCATTTTATAACGAAACTACTATTCAAAGGGGTTCTTTGCTGACGCTAGATTACACCGGAGATCCATTGACCCCGTTTGAACCTGCGCTTCCACTGGATGGCGACAAAAAAGTGAAGCGTTTGGATCCAAAAGATGTTGCTTTTCACTCGATCCCTGTTTCGCCGATAGGATATGGTGCGGCCAAGGAGATTTTGAGCAGAATGAAAGGTTCTTCTGTGCCTGAAGAATGGCAGGGAGGGTTGCCTTTCGAGTATAGAATCACCGGAGGATCAGAATTGAAAGTTCGGGTGAAAGTGGAGCAACCCATTGATTATATCAGGGCAAATAATGTGGTTGGAAAGTTTGTTGGGAGTGAATATCCCGACGAGTGGATCATTCTGGGAAGTCACTACGATGCATGGAGCTTTGGTGCTACTGACCCGAATTCAGGTACTGCAATGATGCTCACACTTGCTGAAGCATTGGGAGAATTGATCAAAAAAGGAGAAGGCCCAAAAAGATCAATCCTGATAGGGCATTGGGATGCCGAAGAGCAAGGTGTGATCGGTTCTACCGAATGGGTAGAACAGTTCAAGGATGAGCTGGGAGCAAAAGCGGTAGTATATATGAATTTTGACGCAGCGGTTTCAGGACGTAATTTTGGTGTGTCCGCTGCCCCTACGCTGAAGAATCTGATTATAGAAGCTTCCAAGGAAGTTGCTTATCCGGATTCAGCGAAGTCAGTCTATGAGGTCTGGGCCGGAAAGAACGAAGAGCCTAGAATCGGAAATCTCGGAGGTGGATCTGATCACATTGCCTTCTATATGTATGCCGGAGTGCCAAGTTTGAGTGGAGGAACCGGTGGAACTTCTGCCTATCACTCTAACTATGACAACTTCCACTATTACAGCACGTTTGTGGATCCTACGTTCAAAATGGGCGGAACCGTAGCTTCAGTGATTGGTGTACTTACCCTACGGTTGGCTAATGCCACCATCATTCCTTATGATGTTCCTAAATATGCGCAAGATTTGAGAATGCATTTTGACAATGCCGTGAATTCCGTTAAGGAGTTGGACTCCACATTCACCTCTTTTGACAAAGTAGATGCTGCTATCAATAAACTGAAATCCAGTTCCGATGCTTATCAAACTGCTATGAATGCTGCTTTGGCAGCAGGAAAGCTCTCTGAAAAAGAAATAGTCGCATTGAACAAAGGATTGATCGCATTGGAGAAAAGCTGGATCGACCCCAAAGGTATGTACTTTGGCAGCTGGTATAGATCGCTCTATGTGAGCACAGATCCATTTTCTGGCTACGCATCATGGATATTGCCAGGCATCAAATACGAGGTAGAAACCAAATCAACAGGCCGCTTGGAAGAATGGGATGCCCGCTATGCTAAAGCAATTTTGGACTTGAGCAAGAAAGTGGAGAAGCTGACGAGACTCGTTGATTGA
- a CDS encoding nucleotidyltransferase substrate binding protein produces MENQDVRWKQRFDNLKKAFFQLDKAVRQGDFNELERQGLIKSFEYTYELAWNTMRDFLIQKGNTDLMGSKDTIRLAFQVNLIQDGDLWMEMVKSRNLTSHTYNMETASFVENDIEKKFHPAFKKLIERLDSES; encoded by the coding sequence ATGGAAAATCAGGATGTACGCTGGAAACAACGGTTTGATAATTTAAAGAAAGCTTTTTTTCAATTGGATAAGGCAGTTCGCCAGGGTGATTTTAACGAATTAGAAAGGCAAGGGCTTATCAAATCATTTGAATATACCTACGAACTGGCATGGAATACCATGAGAGATTTTCTTATACAGAAGGGAAATACCGATCTGATGGGTTCGAAAGACACAATTAGATTGGCTTTCCAAGTAAATTTGATCCAAGATGGGGATCTCTGGATGGAGATGGTTAAAAGTAGAAATCTAACCAGTCACACCTACAACATGGAAACAGCAAGCTTCGTAGAGAATGATATAGAAAAGAAATTTCACCCAGCTTTCAAAAAATTAATTGAAAGACTTGATTCAGAAAGTTAA
- a CDS encoding nucleotidyltransferase domain-containing protein, whose product MIKDLLAEEIGISDAHLEEIRNFAQKYPTIEKVILYGSRAKGTFKPGSDLDLVIVGDQLEFKDQLNFSGDLDDSYQPYFFDVAILSYINNEALLDHIRRVGKVIYEKNR is encoded by the coding sequence ATGATCAAAGATTTGCTAGCGGAAGAAATTGGCATTTCAGATGCCCATTTAGAGGAAATAAGGAATTTCGCCCAAAAATATCCAACCATTGAAAAAGTCATTCTTTATGGCTCACGTGCAAAGGGGACTTTCAAACCGGGAAGTGATTTGGACTTGGTGATAGTAGGAGATCAACTCGAATTTAAAGACCAGTTGAATTTCTCAGGAGACCTTGATGATAGCTACCAGCCTTATTTTTTTGATGTTGCTATATTGAGTTACATCAATAATGAAGCATTGCTAGACCATATTAGGAGAGTGGGAAAAGTGATTTATGAAAAAAACCGATGA
- a CDS encoding DUF3784 domain-containing protein yields the protein MTGLAFIAIGILIKLFPNLLAGYNQLSQRERENSISNGLPTFAFIVFCLMGLIIIAGYFAAFGLNKPDLSGSINISVVLIGAVVLIVFGKKFTDSPVR from the coding sequence ATCACAGGCTTAGCTTTTATAGCAATCGGAATTTTGATCAAATTATTCCCGAATTTACTAGCAGGCTATAATCAATTATCCCAGAGAGAAAGAGAAAATTCGATAAGCAACGGCTTGCCTACATTCGCATTTATTGTCTTTTGTCTCATGGGGTTAATAATAATTGCCGGATATTTTGCTGCATTTGGGTTAAATAAGCCAGATCTAAGTGGAAGTATTAATATTTCCGTAGTCTTAATAGGTGCAGTAGTTTTGATTGTTTTTGGGAAAAAGTTTACAGATTCGCCAGTAAGGTAA